In one window of Hevea brasiliensis isolate MT/VB/25A 57/8 chromosome 10, ASM3005281v1, whole genome shotgun sequence DNA:
- the LOC110632823 gene encoding pentatricopeptide repeat-containing protein At3g02650, mitochondrial codes for MWRSIAATSKQLARNFGVTRNPDKVRVSLLPYPNFRFLSNSSVNVDQFGPANDSSAFFRENSDTQIQSFASEGDADGLSEQFSQALGENGDYQFENFASVSDNIGTPDQLFRGLVEEGEGGKEEGGVYEIDMEKLENVLSLLQSIADGSLESSLDGMGLDLHEEFLMKVLETPFVLGDNLIRFFKWAIKEPDINVTTDVVDVLVRAICGDLRKKDAYALWDLIMEVAKKDNVVLNVEMLNRLIALFSKLGKGKAALEVFNKFEDFGCVPDSETYYYTIEALSRRSFFDWAWSVCEKMLNAEALPDSEKIGKIINWFCKGSRASDAHVIYMLAKEKKKHPPQSAVNFLISLLSQKDETVNLSLDMLDSFSGETRKYAIKPFSSVIRGLCRIKDFDGVKMLLTKMIDEGPPPGNAVFNSIINGYSKCGDMEEAIEMKILMERRGLKPDLFTYTVIMSGYVSGGQMEEACKILSEAKKKYSKLSPVTYHTLIRGYCKLEQFDKALELLAEMKEFGVQPNVDEYNKLIQSLCLKALDWETAEKLLEKMKEDGLHLNGITRGLIRAVKELEGEGLEKEISVKA; via the coding sequence ATGTGGAGATCCATAGCTGCTACATCCAAACAGTTGGCACGGAATTTTGGTGTAACCAGAAACCCCGACAAGGTTAGGGTTTCCTTGCTTCCTTATCCAAACTTTAGATTTCTCTCAAACTCGTCCGTGAACGTCGACCAATTCGGCCCTGCGAACGATTCTTCAGCATTTTTCAGGGAAAATAGTGATACCCAAATCCAGAGTTTTGCTTCTGAAGGAGATGCTGATGGTTTATCAGAGCAGTTTTCACAGGCTTTAGGTGAAAATGGCGATTACCAGTTTGAGAATTTTGCTTCTGTGAGTGATAACATTGGCACGCCTGATCAGCTTTTTAGGGGTTTAGTTGAGGAAGGTGAGGGTGGAAAAGAAGAGGGAGGGGTTTATGAGATAGATATGGAGAAATTAGAGAATGTGTTGTCTTTGTTACAGAGTATTGCTGACGGGTCCTTAGAATCAagtcttgatggtatgggtttgGATTTACACGAGGAGTTTTTAATGAAAGTGCTTGAAACCCCTTTTGTTTTGGgtgataatttgattaggtttttCAAGTGGGCGATTAAGGAGCCAGATATCAATGTGACTACCGACGTAGTTGATGTGCTTGTTCGAGCTATTTGTGGTGACCTTAGAAAGAAAGATGCATATGCATTGTGGGATTTAATTATGGAGGTTGCTAAGAAGGATAATGTTGTGCTGAATGTGGAGATGCTTAATCGGTTGATAGCTTTGTTTTCGAAGCTGGGAAAAGGGAAGGCGGCTTTAGAGGTTTTCAACAAGTTTGAGGACTTTGGGTGTGTCCCGGATTCAGAGACCTACTATTATACAATTGAAGCCCTTAGTAGGCGATCCTTTTTTGACTGGGCTTGGTCAGTTTGTGAGAAGATGCTCAATGCAGAAGCCCTGCCAGACAGTGAGAAAATTGGTAAGATTATCAATTGGTTTTGTAAAGGGAGCAGGGCAAGTGATGCCCATGTGATTTATATGCTGGCAAAGGAGAAGAAAAAGCATCCACCTCAGTCTGCAGTCAATTTTTTGATCAGTTTGCTCTCACAGAAAGATGAAACAGTCAATTTGTCTTTGGATATGTTGGATTCATTCTCTGGAGAAACACGGAAGTATGCAATCAAGCCCTTTTCATCTGTTATTCGTGGTTTGTGTAGGATCAAAGATTTTGACGGGGTAAAAATGTTACTAACTAAGATGATTGATGAGGGGCCACCTCCTGGAAATGCTGTTTTCAATTCCATTATCAATGGTTATTCCAAGTGTGGAGATATGGAAGAGGCAATAGAGATGAAAATTTTGATGGAAAGGAGGGGACTGAAACCAGATCTTTTCACTTATACGGTTATTATGAGTGGTTATGTAAGTGGTGGTCAGATGGAGGAGGCTTGCAAAATACTCTCTGAAGCCAAAAAGAAGTACTCTAAGTTGAGTCCTGTGACTTACCATACACTTATTAGAGGTTATTGCAAACTTGAACAATTTGACAAAGCTTTGGAGTTATTAGCAGAGATGAAGGAATTTGGGGTCCAACCTAATGTAGACGAGTACAATAAGTTGATCCAATCTCTATGCTTAAAGGCCTTAGATTGGGAAACagcagagaagctgttggagaaaATGAAGGAGGATGGTCTTCATCTAAATGGGATCACAAGAGGCCTTATAAGAGCAGTTAAGGAGCTGGAGGGGGAGGGGTTGGAGAAAGAAATAAGTGTTAAAGCTTGA
- the LOC110632822 gene encoding pre-mRNA-splicing factor 38, translating to MANRTDPAAKSIRGTNPQNLVEKILRSKIYQNTYWKEQCFGLTAETLVDKAMELDHLGGTYGGNCKPTPFMCLVMKMLQIQPEKDIVVEFIKNDDYKYVRILGAFYLRLTGTDVDVYRYLEPLYNDYRKLRQKLADGKFALTHVDEVIDELLTKDYSCDIALPRIKKRRTLESIGSLEPRKSVLEDDFEEEEEKEENEQIDGLDNGVDERDYYHGRSPIRERDRDRRRESHRYRDRDYDRDYDRDYDRERGRGRERDRDRERDRDRERERDRDRDRDRDRYRIREEKDYGREREREKEREGRERERRDRDRGRRRSHSRSRSRSRDRKRHGRSSSPKRRADGPDEPKKKKEKKEKKDDGTDHPDPEIAEANKLRAALGLKPLKL from the exons ATGGCCAACCGCACCGATCCTGCGGCCAAGAGTATAAGGGGCACGAACCCGCAGAACCTGGTGGAGAAGATTCTTAGGTCTAAGATTTACCAGAACACCTACTGGAAGGAGCAATGCTTCGGATTAACAGCGGAGACGCTTGTGGACAAGGCTATGGAGCTCGACCATCTTGGTGGTACTTATGGTGGCAACTGCAAACCTACACCTTTTATGTGCTTGGTCATGAAGATGCTGCAAATCCAGCCCGAGAAGGACATCGTCGTCGAGTTCATAAAAAACGACGATTACAA ATATGTGCGAATACTTGGTGCTTTTTATCTGCGTCTCACTGGGACTGATGTGGATGTGTACCGGTACCTAGAGCCTTTATACAACGACTATCGAAAATTAAGGCAAAAGCTAGCTGATGGAA AATTCGCCTTAACACATGTGGATGAGGTTATAGATGAGCTTCTGACGAAAGATTATTCCTGTGATATTGCTTTACCGCGGATTAAGAAAAG AAGGACTCTTGAATCAATTGGTTCACTTGAGCCAAGAAAAAGTGTGTTGGAAGATGATTTTGAAGAGGAGGAAGAGAAAGAGGAGAACGAACAAATTGATGGTTTAGACAATGGGGTTGATGAAAGA GATTATTATCATGGGAGAAGTCCCATAAGGGAAAGAGATAGAGATAGAAGACGTGAGAGTCACAGATACAG GGACCGAGACTATGATCGGGACTATGACAGGGACTACGATAGGGAACGTGGACGTGGGCGTGAGAGAGATAGGGATAGAGAACGGGATAGGgacagagaaagagagagggatcGGGATCGGGATCGGGATCGGGATCGCTATCGCATAAGAGAAGAAAAGGATTATGGTCGTGAGCGGGAGCGAGAAAAAGAGAGGGAAGGTAGGGAACGGGAGAGGCGAGATAGGGACCGTGGCAGGCGGAGGAGTCATTCAAGGAGTCGAAGTAGGAGTAGGGATCGCAAGAGACATGGCCGCAGCAGCAGTCCGAAAAGGCGTGCGGATGGTCCAGACGAgccaaagaagaaaaaggaaaagaaggaaaagaaggaTGATGGCACAGACCACCCTGATCCAGAGATTGCAGAAGCTAATAAGCTGCGAGCAGCCTTGGGTTTGAAACCATTGAAGTTGTGA